A single Sorex araneus isolate mSorAra2 chromosome 8, mSorAra2.pri, whole genome shotgun sequence DNA region contains:
- the PLEKHF1 gene encoding pleckstrin homology domain-containing family F member 1, whose product MDYLANTEINSQRIAAVENCFGASGQPLALPGRVLLGEGVLTKECRKKAKPRIFFLFNDILVYGSIVLNKRKYRSQHIIPLEEVTLEPLPETLQAKNRWMIKTAKKSFVVSAASTTERQEWISHIEECVRRQLLATGRPPSTEHAAPWIPDKATDICMRCTQTRFSAITRRHHCRKCGFVVCAECSRERFLLPRLSPKPLRVCSLCYRELATQKQKEEEEEEEEEEEERGMGPAGQLTHLAGAVCTASSGDDDDSDEDKEGIVDGDWPGQVKFYASGISWSSFHS is encoded by the coding sequence ATGGACTATCTGGCCAACACGGAGATCAACAGCCAGCGCATTGCTGCAGTGGAGAACTGCTTTGGGGCATCGGGGCAGCcactggccctgccgggccgcGTGCTCCTCGGCGAGGGCGTGCTGACCAAGGAGTGCCGCAAGAAGGCCAAGCCCcgcatcttcttcctcttcaacgACATCTTAGTGTACGGCAGCATCGTGCTGAACAAACGCAAGTACCGCAGCCAGCACATCATCCCCCTGGAGGAGGTGACCCTGGAGCCGCTGCCCGAGACCCTGCAGGCCAAGAACCGCTGGATGATCAAGACGGCCAAGAAGTCCTTCGTGGTGTCTGCCGCCTCCACCACGGAGCGCCAGGAGTGGATCAGCCACATTGAGGAGTGCGTGCGGCGGCAGCTGCTGGCCACGGGCCGCCCACCCAGCACGGAACACGCCGCACCCTGGATCCCCGACAAGGCCACGGACATCTGCATGCGCTGCACGCAGACTCGCTTCTCCGCCATTACCCGGCGCCACCACTGCCGCAAGTGTGGCTTTGTGGTCTGTGCGGAGTGCTCCCGGGAGCGCTTCCTCCTGCCGCGCCTCTCCCCCAAGCCCCTGCGTGTCTGCAGCCTCTGCTACCGGGAATTGGCCACCCAGAaacagaaggaggaagaggaggaggaggaggaggaggaggaggagcggggcaTGGGGCCCGCTGGGCAGCTGACCCACCTGGCTGGGGCCGTCTGCACGGCATCCAGTGGGGACGATGATGACTCCGATGAAGACAAGGAGGGTATTGTGGATGGCGACTGGCCTGGCCAAGTGAAGTTCTATGCCTCAGGCATCTCCTGGTCATCCtttcacagctga